GTGTGAGCTATATAGCAGATTTGTTGGATGATGCCGTTGAAAAATTACCAGAAGACAATCAACTTGTAACAACAATAGAAGCAGGAAGAATTACAAAAACAATCGCTTTAAGTATTAAAGCAAAATTGTTATTAATGGCAGCTAGTCCGTTATATAATGGTAATTCAGATTTTGCATCACTAAAAAATAATGATGGAACATCGCTTTTTAATACAACGTATGATGAAAATAAATGGAGGTTAGCAGCCGATGCTTCATTAGCGGCAATAGAATCGGCTGAGGCTAATGGGAAAAGTTTATATGTGTTTCCTTCGTCGGCGTTTTCACTTTCTGAAACAACGATGACGCAGATGAGTATTCGTCAGGCAGTATGTGAAAGATGGAATGACGAAATTGTTTGGGCAAACCCCAATAGTAGGGCTACGGAACTACAAAGGTTAGCTATGGCGCCGTTAGCTGTAAACCATAACCATAATGATGCTAGAAAAATTCTTTCACCACCGCTTAAAATAGCTAGAATGTTTCATACCAAAAACGGGGTGCCTATTGATGAAGATAAAACTTTAGATTTTACAAACGAAAAAGAATTGAGAGAAGCTACTAATGATGAGCGTTTTAATATAAAAGAAGGATTTAGAACTGCTAGATTGAATTTTGATAGAGAACCACGTTTTTATGCAGATATGTGTTTTGATGGCGGTATTTGGTATAAATACGATAGCCCGTCTTCTTCAGATGAAGGAGATGTGTGGTATCTTAAAGGAAAGTTTACCGATCCAGCAGGAGCTAGCCATGCATTCCATAAAAATGAAACGGGGTATTTTGTTAAAAAATTAGTAGACTGGAATCAGGTAACATTCGGCAGTGGAGGTGCGAGTTATCAAGATTATGCTTGGCCTGAGATACGTTTGGCAGATTTATATCTAATGTATGCTGAAGCATTAAACGAAGCCCAAGGACCTTCAGCAGATGTATATGAATATGTAGATATAATCAGAGAAAGAGCTGGTTTAGAAGGTGTTGTAGAATCTTGGAGTAATTTTTCTACAAGCCCATCAAAACCAACAACCCAAGACGGTTTAAGAGAAATAATTCAACAAGAAAGATTGATTGAATTGGCTTTTGAAGGCCATCGTTTTTGGGATTTAAGACGCTGGAAAAAAGCAGCGGCAGAGCTAAATGCCCCTATAACAGGATGGAATGTAAAGGGAGAAGACGAGGTGTCGTACTACCAAATAAGAACTGTGTACCAACAAAGTTTTGTTTCTCCCAGAGATTATTTCTGGCCAATACCAGAAAATGCAATGGTTCAAAATCCAAATTTGGTTCAAAATTTAGGATGGTAATTAAAAAAGTTGAAATATGAAACATCCATGCTAAAAATACTTTTAAAACATAGAGGCATTATTATGGATGTAACATCTGACAATTAAAAAAACAATAAATATAAACAGATGAACTATAAATTTTTTAAACTTAAAATAATTACAATTATAATAGCTTTTATAGCTGTTGGTTGTGATGAGAATAAACTGGAGCCTA
This genomic window from Mariniflexile sp. TRM1-10 contains:
- a CDS encoding RagB/SusD family nutrient uptake outer membrane protein, with protein sequence MKYYNKIINKLKALSIWSMLCMVLLFMQSCSEDFLDVVPDNVATIENAFKLRNEAEKYLFTCYSYLPKNGDVNFNISMLSGDEIWIPYRTSIWSDAFEIARGNQRITNPYMNVWDGTMTGGGPNNNYKMFIGIRHCNIFLENMNDLSKVPDIDSSERKRWIGEVEFLKAYYHYYLLRMYGPIPVMDKNIPIDAPEEQINVKRQPVDECVSYIADLLDDAVEKLPEDNQLVTTIEAGRITKTIALSIKAKLLLMAASPLYNGNSDFASLKNNDGTSLFNTTYDENKWRLAADASLAAIESAEANGKSLYVFPSSAFSLSETTMTQMSIRQAVCERWNDEIVWANPNSRATELQRLAMAPLAVNHNHNDARKILSPPLKIARMFHTKNGVPIDEDKTLDFTNEKELREATNDERFNIKEGFRTARLNFDREPRFYADMCFDGGIWYKYDSPSSSDEGDVWYLKGKFTDPAGASHAFHKNETGYFVKKLVDWNQVTFGSGGASYQDYAWPEIRLADLYLMYAEALNEAQGPSADVYEYVDIIRERAGLEGVVESWSNFSTSPSKPTTQDGLREIIQQERLIELAFEGHRFWDLRRWKKAAAELNAPITGWNVKGEDEVSYYQIRTVYQQSFVSPRDYFWPIPENAMVQNPNLVQNLGW